TATGCCCCCCTAAAGAGAGGTAGATAACCaactctctagaatttcttacTTAATACattcccttcttttttctttttttcccaccaAGTTCCAAAGACTTTAAAGGCTCCTCGAAATCACTTATAATCGAGACAAACATGAACATTAAGTAGAATTACTCTTGTAATTTTAGTCGTTTTCTTTGCGTTATTATCTGTCCTCATTCAACGTCTTCTACTCCTAGAGTCGTTGCCTAGCATTGATTCAAGCTGCATCTGATGTACAAGAACAAGGAGCAGTGGATGATCGAGATACTTTTCTTCATGGTGTCAGAGACCTCTTGAGTATTCATTCAAGTAATAACAGTACATTTGCTTCTCCTTCTCCCTTGCTCTATCTACTTTTCTCAGAAATTGAAATTTGCTTGGTCTTCTTTCCTTTTGGTTAGATGCTCAAGCTGGTTTGTCTACGTACGTATCAGCACCAGGAATTGTTCAACAGATTTCTGGCCTACAGTCAGACTTGATGACCCTTCAGTCTGACCTAGAGCATGCCCTTCCAGAGGACAGAAATAGATGCATCAATGAGCTGTGAGTGTTGTCCTCCTTAGCTAGATTAGATTGATGCTTATTTGCTAGACATTTTTCCAAGCGTCCTCAATTGCTGCCTCTTGCCATATTCATGACAAAGTTGTCCCTCAGTCCAACAAAATTGGTACTttttttctgcaatttttttcTGTGAGAGCGACATGAAAGTCATGCCTTACTAACAAAATAATAACCAATTACTTTATGATGTGTTCTCATTTTATCGATTCACAAATCAAATAGTGAATCAATGACACTGTATGGAACTTCGAATTAACAGCTAGCACTTATCTCTTGTGTTTTGTGTATATGTTAGGTGCACTTTTATTCAAAGTTTGCAGCAACTACTTTTTTCATCGTCAACAACTGCACAACCAATCCTGACACCTCGGGTATGCATTTCATAAACTGGCCATTACACTCTGTTAACCGTGCTTTTGTGTACATAGTTGTTTTACATTTTGTTCAGTCTGTTTATTACGCCCTACCTTTACTATTGTCAGCATGCTGAAGTAAAATGAAACCTTGTAGAATCATTTCCTCTTTGTATATGACTGAAACTGCATGTTTAATGAGTAACTCCTCCATTGGTTTCAGTATAATTCACTTTGAGCAATACTATGTGTCATTTGTTATTCCTGATTCTGAAAGATTTGGTTCTTTATAGTCACTAATGAAAGAGCTGGATGAGATGGAAAAGATCAATGCAAAACTGTCTGCTGCAGTTGAAGAAGTGACACTTGAGCATTGCAAGAAGAATGAGGTAATTCCAACCTAGTCTACTGTTTCTTGTTTTGGATCACTTCAAAGTACGTAATCAAGTTCAATTACTAATGTGGGTAATTCgtacttaataattttttggacAAAGTGATTTTGGAAAGTGCTGACTCCTTGATCAAGCAATCTGATCCATATTCTATAGAGTGACTGTTGAATGTTGTAGAAAGAGCAAATTTTGAAAAACGAATAGTGATACTATGGTCATTGATGTTGTAGTTATCAACCTGCTTTCTTAATAAGTTATCAAACTCAACCCTGACACCAATGATCAACAAGTATTTGTGTCCACGAACTCGTCCTCATGGCTTTGGCAACGCAGATTGTGAAACATCATTCGCAAGAGGTGGGCCTTCAGAGGCGGGTTTTTGTCGACTTCTTCTGCAATCCCGAGCGTTTGCGGAATCAAGTTGGAGAACTGACGGATCGAGTCAGGGCTTTGCATAGTTCATCAGAACGCAATTGACTTGTATTCGGTGGGTCCATCAATACCTTTAATGAACCGAGGTTTGTAAGTTTCATGTCTGTTACCTTCAGTTGTCTATGGATGCCAAATGACATTTTATAGGGATGTGATCACAATCTTATTTGTTTTTGTACCAATATTGTGCAGTTTCACTTTTATATCTCTATATAGTGTTTCCaattcattttgttgtggagaACCGTGTGGAATTGGAAATGGGAATTTCTaaagtcattttctttttctttttttcagctTTCCTTTATCCATTTGGAAGCCATTTTTTCACCTtatgttttgattattgatgGATGTATTAGCTTGCGGATGTGGCTCCTAAATTGAACCATTGCCTATTTCCTTCGAAGTTATTGAAGGTGATAACTGTCCTGATAGTTGATATTCCGTCCCCTTTTTCGGTATAATACACCGTAGAAATGCAAGTAGGGATACCGGTTCGTATCTTGGTGGGTTAGGAATATCAATTGTTATCTTTGTCGTTGTTAAGATTACTTCAGAAAGTTCCACCATATCATCTTGCTTTGTTGGGAAATTCCCTGGGTGCATGAATAGGAGTGTTTTGGACCAGTTGTGTAGCGGGAAGACTGTTGGAAAGAACTACAAGATTCTTCACACGTACTACTGCTCTACTGCTGTAACCTATGTACAATTGTGAAAGGAACTTAACGAAGATAGGAAAtagaaagaagagaaagttTTACAGATGGTTCAGAACAAGAATTCTGCAGAGCTATCTAGttatgtgtagagagagagagagagagatggatgacTGAAGATGATGCATGTTTCAATGGTTGGACGTAATTTGGCGGGTTCTGATATAGATTCCAAAAGGTACAGGATTGCATGAAATGAGGATATAAATGTTCTGTAAGAGATCCCAACGGCTCGCTCAAGTGAGAAGAGTCATAAGCTGTAAACCCCCATATGTTGAATTTGAAACATGGAAATTGCTTGGGGTCAGGCCGCAAGAAAGCAATCTCTTGTGAATTCTTTTATTCCAGCGTGAATGACCTACATTTAACCGGACGGGGATAGTAGAGGTGTGCATAAGTTGGGCCGAGCATCCGAACCAAAGAAAAAGGGTGAAAAACAGATCATTATTAATGGCCCCTGGTTTTTATACCATACTTTCTCATTGTTGACTTACCATCATGATCTAAGTTGGGATGTCAACAAATAACATAAGTTATGCTTGTCAAACAATGATACTGCTCTCAATTTTTTCCCTTGCAAACTTTAATACCGTTTTCAAAAGACACTTTTCCACTTGCGCTGTCGCATGCGCAGTGCATAACTTACGGTAGAAGTGGTGTCTCATCACTCTCTTTGTCTAATGATCCCTCTTTAGCCGTTCGTTTtgctttcatatttttcttatgATCTCTTTTTCCTCTCCAGTCTCTATtgcctagaaaaaaaaatctcatctGTATATAAGCCCGCAACTCGCAATCCGAAGACTTTTATGAGCCCAGAAAATTTCGCTTTTCGTCAACAACGAACTCAAGTTTTCCATGCTTGCGACCAATACAAGAGGAAACTACCAATACAAGAggaaacttatttttcttgacCGTTTGGTTACTGaatatatataagaaaagaaaagaaaagaaaagaaaaatgtagaATGGATATATTCACTTGACAGTTCCTTCTTTAGCTTATCTGCTTTCACATTTTTTGATAAAGTTCGCTCCCTTCTAGCAAGTAGGGCACTCCCACCCACCACATTTGCTTTTCAACTACATGGCCCACCTTGCGGGGTCAGATCATTATGCTCGAAAACCCATGTACCTATGTGCCGAGCGATTTTTAGGACGCCGgattatgtaattttttttatgttttaaaccAATAGCCAGAAAACGTTCCGACACAAATATTTTCGGCATAAAAAATCCTATCTCCCACCTTGTTGCTGTGGGGAAAAACTAACGGAAAAGCAGGAGTTTTCGAAAGCATCAATTAGATGCAGGTGCTGCCGGGGAGACCTGATCCCAGTCCCAGTTACCACGTGCGATGTCTCATTCCAATGAAATTAAATTCTACTCGCTGCACTTTCAGTCATTTATGGGtaagttttatatatatatatatatatatatatatatatatatatatatatatatatatatatatatatatatatatatacatacatacatacatacacaccatggatcaagtgagggatcccttattttgttaaaatgcgaaACTCTCATTTccagatcaaattttgaaaatccgaaccgttcaatgtgtgcagaatatgattttaaagatCCCCctagaaatcagtaaaaaaaatgaccgggaaagatttcatccgagcagttttttttgaaccgttcaatgaaaactgctcatgaagccttcccggttattttttttgctgatttatcgCGGAgaccattaaaatcacgttctgatcactttgagcggctcagattatcgaaattcaatcgggaaggaaagtcccgcattttaataaaatgcgagatccctcaccggaacgtgactgttctttgttctttttcctttacctattttttttttggagcaaCATCACAAGGGGACAATATGTACACCATTACATTTCTTTAGAGCAAGTCGAGTGGTTTTGCCAGAATAGCTTAAGCCATTCTCAAAAAATGGCCATAAATGGCGACATTTGGCTCAATGGTGCATTCGCATTTGCAATGCCATAATTTTTGGGGGAATGACTCAAACCATTTTACCATCACTGGACTTGCTCTTTTACTAGAAGTATTGTTTATCTTCGTTATTTCGGTTTTATTTTGGTAGCATGCTTAAATGCCGCGTCGCCGACAATGAATTCACATTGAAATTCATGCATATTTcacagtaaaaagaaaaaattgaaaaaactgaAGTAGACtgacgatatatatatatatagattacAGACACACCGACATGAATAGGAAACTTGATCTATTCCCAAGCTTTCGGTTTAAGCTCAAATTCCAACAATAACTCCTCCATGATTTCTCAGAACAGCCAAAAGCATAGATTGTCAACAGAAAACCCTAAAAGGtttgcccaaaaaaaagtaaaccGTTGGCAAGAAGAAGAGGGCTTCTTGCCTAATAATCCTACACTCCATCTTCTTTGGCTTTTTGAGCTGATGAGTTTCACTGAACACAAAAGTACATCCAGTGATCACCATATATAGATACCTAATTCTACTTTAAAAAGCAGTTCCCTTTTCCATATATGTACGCAGCATAATACTCCACTATCTAGATAGATAGATAATCTCCACCAGGATTCATGAAGCACAGGTTGGCAACCAGCAGCTTGAAAAGAAGCCCATTCCTCTCTTCTGCCAAAACCATAAATATGAAATCAGGGAAAGTcaatttgcttttcttttctttttttatcctcaACCCCACAAActgtaaaagaaaacaaaaagaaatcttgCAAGGGTGGCGGTGTCCAACACTTTTCTTCCACTGCATTAATTTCTGTGGGGTCTATACACTTAGCAAAGGACCTCgtaaaaatgtgttttggatAAAGGTGTTGGAGCaatgaaataatttttctatgcTCATAGCCATATACCATAAATGTGTTTACAAAAGTTGTACGATTATCATTCATGTGAATCGAAGTCAAAGAGACTACGGTTTATATACTGGAGATCCCATCATATCTCGTTCTTCTACAAAACACATTTACATTCAGAAGCATACAGACACAAATCTATCCGAGACCGTCTGATGCACGTGGGTTTCACACGACGTACGTGGAACTCACACATATTAGACGCTATCGGACCCATCATTATTGTATGTAGAATCTTTTATCTAAAAATATTAGTAATAAAATGACAAATCCAGTGTACAAGGCTCGTGACTCCCGTCGTTACGGGGTCTTCGGAAAGGTTGAACATCAGTACCAAATGATGTAAAATGGCTGTCTCCGGTAGGCCCCAATTTAATCAGGACCCACAACTTTTTTTTGTCAGTCTTTTTATTCATTTCTTGTACtaattcaattttatttaaccaaaaaaacttGCGACTAATTTTGAAATGGAGTAGCTAGAAAGGTGGGGTAAAAGAATTTAGAAGACGTACCCTTTTGGGTTTGGCGTAGAGCAGCTCCGGGGAGATCTTGTAGAGGTCTTCATCCACTGCTTTCGGAGCTTTTCGCGGCGGCCGTGGTGGCTGCGCCAGCGAAACAGGGCTAGGTGGTTCCTTCACCACCCATTCCTCCTTTTTTGCTTCTTTCACATGTGGGTAACGTGCTTTTGCCTGCGTTAATCAATCAAACATGTACTAAAACAAAATGGACAGCGTTCagatttggaaaataattttgacactccacttttttatgatgacactctaaaatttattttttaatataaaaattatGCATAATAAAATACACtgaaagataaattttgaagtgtcataataaaaaaattagaatgctaaaaaatcattttccttcagATTTTTCTCATTTCCAAAGAAAGGACTGTTTTCGTAGCTAGATTCTGAAAACAATCATTCTACTACCACACTCATTTACGCACtcatttacacacccaatcacacacccacactcacaacaagggtggagcccgcacacactacacacccagtGTGTGTGGACCCCACCCTTATTATGAGTATGGGTGTGTGATTGGGTGTGGtgttaaaattttccttttgaaaaaatcagaaaacacaTCAGCAAATCTTGTGGTTTGACGACAGCAAACTTTATGGTACCAGAGTGGGTAAAATAAGTACCACACATTAGATGCAGAGAGCTGTCAATCACATTTCTTATGTCTAGTGCTGAGATGTTGTACCAAAACTCAAGTACTATTCACGGTGCCCAGAGTCGGTCGGTCGGCCTTCCTTGATTTTTTATGAGTTTAACGCGAAAATAGAATATGAGATTCTCTTTGTCGAATTATTATTAAGgggttaaaaaatatgatcacctcttaaaatttaaaattttttagaGGCCTAAAGCGCGGCAACTTATCATGCTACACCCAATATCGCTGTAATTGCTATATTTACGAGTTCTTtcaacttatcaaaaaaagagttactactatatataatttttcttggtGGAAATGTACTATTCCCTTCGTGCCACtttaaatgttttatatttCGTACATTTTTGAACCCAAAAAACATAttatggagtattatttttattttcttacgcAAAATTAAAGTGTTCAATACAATTAAAGTGGGACGAAAGGAGTACTACATTTGTTTTGAGTTCCTACGCCGGACAAACTTTTTGCGACGAAAGGACTGAGTCACGAGCTTAATTACCCTGCGGCGAGGAACAACGATCATGGCCGGAGTGACGACGTCATTCTGGTACAAATCGCCGGTGACGTACAGGTCGCGATCCTCGGAGTAAGTGTAGCGAAGCAACCCGCCGGCTTGCCTCGCCGATTCGAAACACTGAGTGAAAGGGAGCCCGTACTCGTCGTTGCAATCCCAGCTCCCGAAAGCCGGTATGTGCCCTCTCCAAAACTCCTGCAAAACCGATCATTTAACACCATAATTAACGAAATTAACACCCCCCAAACGAAGCTTAACTAACAAGAACGAAGtaagaaaaatggaagaaatactAGTGCATGCTTACATCCATTGGCAGGGAGGGAATTTGGTGGGTCTGAAGAATCTtggagagatagacttctcagATCAGATATGGTATTTCTTCAAAGGTTGTGTTCTTCTGCTTTGAATTAATGATTCTTGTGCTTTCTCTTATAGGGGGTGTGGAAGGGTGGAAAGGCAGAAGGAGAAAGTGACAGATCGAGGGGGTGCGGTGTGGGGTGGTGTTTTTAATGGGTTCGGTTTTCTTTTGTGGCTTTCTTTTGGGTGTAGGTGTGTatttaaaagaagaaatgaatCACGGGCATCGGTTCTGTGGCCCACGGGGATGAGGATTTTTTCAAGTGCCGGATGGGTAACAAGTAGTGCTAGCGACACATTTGAGTTGTCCGATGTGATTTTAGATTGTTcggatttggagaaaaaaaaataaaagagaaagaggaggagtgAGAGGAGGGATAAGGTtttaatttgagccgtccaaataTACATTAGACGGCTTGAAAGTGCTAAGCGGACATCACATAGAATATACCCGTTCGGAagtgaaaaatttctccatggGGATCCAAGGGGGAATTTTGAGGCAAGCGCTGTGCACACTATGCAGCTACTATTATGGGTCCAATGGGGTCGGCTCCTGTCCGGTCTCACTCTCTATTCAGTCCGGTGCACTTTGGACCGCTTGTAGATCCTTTCGGGTCTCACAACAATAAGTGGAATCATTCATATTTTAGAGCTAGTCGAAAATATTGACCACGTCAATAATGACGTCGATCGAATATCGTTTGATAGGATATTAAAATGTATTTATATTAATATAATTGTGTCAAATAGATTACAATCTAGCGTTTCATactttttttcttacaaactAGCATCTCGAAATCATATCGAACGATATCCaatcaatgtgatttttggcATGGTCGATGTTCACAACGAGCTATGAAGAGTGAACGGTTCTGGTCATTTTTGTGAGTCCAGAAAAGGCCCACAAATGGTCCAAACTGGACTGGACTGGATGGAAGGAAGCAACCGGAAAGCAAGGGCCATAGCCTGACgtacttaattaattttatgatcttttatttattgagTTAGTTGTTTTAATTAAAATTACTCTCTGCGTCCCATAAAGTTTGATATTTTCAGGAACACGTGccttttttaaattgcatatatcttttaatccataatattttcggctattttttgaatttttttaataaaacaaattaaaatctatcaaacaaagtccatattgcttataaaaaacattacggattaaaagatatagttaattttttcataaggttGGAATAATAAACGTGTCAAACTTTATGGGATGAAAGGAGTAGTACTTATCTTCTTCATATATACAAGAACTTCTTGTGCTATATAGCCTCTTAAAAGTACATGatactagtactagtatttcgtaaaataaaataaaatcaatagtACTAGTATAATCGTTTTTTGTCAACTGTTTTGATAGTATTT
The sequence above is a segment of the Rhododendron vialii isolate Sample 1 chromosome 13a, ASM3025357v1 genome. Coding sequences within it:
- the LOC131312730 gene encoding uncharacterized protein LOC131312730, which translates into the protein MDEFWRGHIPAFGSWDCNDEYGLPFTQCFESARQAGGLLRYTYSEDRDLYVTGDLYQNDVVTPAMIVVPRRRAKARYPHVKEAKKEEWVVKEPPSPVSLAQPPRPPRKAPKAVDEDLYKISPELLYAKPKRKRGMGFFSSCWLPTCAS